The following are encoded in a window of Thamnophis elegans isolate rThaEle1 chromosome 14, rThaEle1.pri, whole genome shotgun sequence genomic DNA:
- the SMIM22 gene encoding small integral membrane protein 22, with product MGTPDRNVANDISNQINDALGRLQSKQLFQTTWDIVAFAIFFTFIGMVLLLGLLALIRCCCCDCDTPSSYKKVKKGKVGIDNMGMEP from the exons ATGGGGACTCCAGACAGAAATGTTGCTAACGACATCAGCAACCAGATCAACGATGCTCTGGGCCGTCTGCAAAGCAAGCAGCTCTTCCAAACCACCTGGGATATCGTGgcttttgccatttttttcaccTTCATCG GGATGGTTCTCTTGCTGGGCCTCCTTGCGTTGATCCGATGTTGCTGCTGTGATTGTGATACTCCTAGTTCCTACAAGAAG GTCAAAAAAGGAAAAGTTGGTATTGATAATATGGGCATGGAGCCTTAA